From the genome of Candidatus Aminicenantes bacterium:
AGCGAGGAGGCCTTGGGCGAGCAAAAGATCGGTACGACCCTGCGCGGCATAGGGCCGGCCTACGAGGACAAGGTCGCCCGGCGAGGGGTGCGGGCGGGCGATCTGCTCGACCTGGACGCCCTGCGCGCTAAGATCGAGGCCATGGCCGTCGAGAAGAACGCCTACGCCGCGCTGCACGGCCGGCCCCCCATCGACCCGGGGGCGGTGTTCGAGGAATACGCCGGTTATGCCGCCGCCATCGGACCCTGCCTCCGGGACGTGCCCGCCCTGTTGGCGGAGGAGATGCGGCGAGGCCGCCCGATCCTGTTCGAGGGCGCTCAGGGCACTCTGCTCGATGTCGACCACGGCACCTATCCCTTCGTCACCTCCTCCAACTCGACCGCCGGGGGGGCCTGCACCGGGCTGGGCGTCGGGCCGACCCGGATCGACGCCGTGCTGGGGGTCGTCAAGGCCTATACGACGCGGGTCGGGTCGGGACCCTTCCCGACCGAGCTTCTCGACGACACCGGACGGCTGCTCGGCAGGCGCGGCGACGAGTTTGGGGCCACGACGGGCCGGCCCCGCCGCTGCGGCTGGTTCGACGCCGTTGCGGTTGGCTACGCCTGCCGGGTCAACGGCATCGACAAGCTGGTCGTGACCAAGCCCGACGTCCTGGACGGCTTGGACGAGGTGCCGATCTGCGTCGGATACGACTACAAGGGCGGGCGGCTGGACGGATTTCCGGTCGAGCCGGCCGTCCTGGACAAGGTTGTCCCGCGCTTCGTCAAGATGAAAGGCTGGCTGGAGCCCGTGCGAAAGGTCCGGTCGTGGCAGGCCCTGCCGCAGGCGTTTCTCGATTATCTCAAGTTCATCGAGGACGCGGTCGAGGCGGAGGTGGCCGTCGTCTCGACGGGTGTGGAGCGCGAAGACACGATCCTCCGGCCGGGGCAATTGGACGGCCTGGTGGACTTGAAGAGAATCGATGCTTCGTCACGCCAAGGGCGCTCCTCGGGACGACGCGGAAGGGAAACGTGAGCCTTTTCTGTAACTTGTAGAAAAGGCTTGATTTTTTCGAAAAACACCATATAATGGGGCTGAAAAGGGTCGGCTCCCCCACATTTGGTATAGTTTTTTAGCGTTTGCTTGCGCCGGCCTATGGCCCACTCCGGCCGGATTTGTTAGAATACAGAAAAACGATAGAGTTTATAGGTTTTGCGCCGTCCCACGAGCAAGGAGAGATCCAATGACCGAGGTCCAAGGCTTTTCCGAGAACGCCCTGCGCATTTTGAAGGCCCGCTATCTCATGAAAAACGACAAGGGCGAGTTCCTGGACAAGGCGCCCTCGGACCTGTTCCGCCGCGTCGCCGGCTACGTGGCTTCGGCCGAGAAGACCGCCAAGGACCGGGCGGTCTGGGCCAAGGCCTTCTTCGAATCCATGATGGCCCGCGAGTTCCTGCCCAACAGCCCGACCCTGACCGGCGCCGGCCGGGACATGTGCCTCAGCGCCTGCTTTGTCCTGCCGATCGAGGACTCGATGGAGTCGATCTTCAGCACCGTCAAGAACGCGGCCCTAGTCCACAAGGAGGGTGGCGGGACGGGATTCGATTTCAGCCGGCTGCGGCCGTCCGGCAGCTTCGTCCACCGCACCCAAGGCGTCGCTTCGGGCCCGGTCTCCTTCCTCAAGGTCATCGACGCCGCGACCGAAGCCGTCAAGCAGGGCGGCACCCGCCGCGGGGCCAACATGGGCATCCTGCGGGTGGACCACCCCGACATCGAGAAGTTTATCCTGATGAAGCGGGACGGCAAGAGCGTCGGCAAC
Proteins encoded in this window:
- a CDS encoding adenylosuccinate synthase — encoded protein: MSNIVVLGTQWGDEGKGKIVDWLTPAFDVVARYQGGHNAGHTVYVKGTKIVLHLIPSGILRPGTLCVIGNGVVLDPKAFLDELAALRKLVPVDEGRIAIARNAHLILPYHRLVEQISEEALGEQKIGTTLRGIGPAYEDKVARRGVRAGDLLDLDALRAKIEAMAVEKNAYAALHGRPPIDPGAVFEEYAGYAAAIGPCLRDVPALLAEEMRRGRPILFEGAQGTLLDVDHGTYPFVTSSNSTAGGACTGLGVGPTRIDAVLGVVKAYTTRVGSGPFPTELLDDTGRLLGRRGDEFGATTGRPRRCGWFDAVAVGYACRVNGIDKLVVTKPDVLDGLDEVPICVGYDYKGGRLDGFPVEPAVLDKVVPRFVKMKGWLEPVRKVRSWQALPQAFLDYLKFIEDAVEAEVAVVSTGVEREDTILRPGQLDGLVDLKRIDASSRQGRSSGRRGRET